A genomic segment from Zonotrichia albicollis isolate bZonAlb1 chromosome 21, bZonAlb1.hap1, whole genome shotgun sequence encodes:
- the MAMDC4 gene encoding apical endosomal glycoprotein isoform X1 has translation MASGGRAMLALLVLLARTVLPSGSVVVNSCSSAAEQLCNFVCDCSDCSDENQCGYLWGSAVLGTPFTCDFEDSDCGWQDVGTSTYGWVRGRASLAKWGMGPHSDHTVGTDLGWFLVTMSPPAKTTATAWLRSPEMREAAATCEIRAWYHLSGRCESTQGLNQTERPVLRLAVAHRDGVVELWQSPEHSREGWHPLVAYPGRIVEQFQLIFSLTQPPTCGAEVALDDIMFRNCGLPEVGQQACRAQERRCHRGSCLAQRRFCDGTDDCGDNSDEGAAQCKNFTCCSFDYDLCGWETAAGPPVWGRNTSLNLGTSYSIPTRDHSNNSRAGFFLHVSSDPTAQAGGTAQLSSPTFQATNSCSLILYCHLHGSATSTLSISYVTNSTKHLMREKTGDLGSCWVRERVDFNVADPFKVLIEGLAGSGGTVAVDDLILSQGCVKEQEKPLVTLPSQARASPCAADEVACDSGGCIAAELACDFAHTCADGSDEERCGTTTFESGAGGWHDVSVGRLRWALQKVTESDIFLTGTFLALQTGEGQMVGPAKARSPLLGPSGPACAMEMSYHIHSDPQGFLAINVADHTTGSTQLVWQTQGRGSTTGGHVRVPLGERSRPFQVELLALVDLQGSASVGVDNVTFEQCYHDVVTPTAAELSCNFERGMCGWYQDLSSDFKWVHSTGQGQGSDHTTGSGYFLSVDASVPWSHGQRALLLSSHQEPAAALRCLSFWYRLAGPQIGTLSLKLWPEGGEEEVLWTRRGTQGSIWHRARATLPSTGQRRYRVAFEVLHDGFLGDVGLDDITQTAGHCGAELSCSFEVEGCGLAASGEGTWQRQSNGTGTTAGPVADHTTGTAAGHYMVVNTGSLPAGHTAALTSQPYQPSVSAQCLAFWYQLSPGTPGSLRVFVEQSRVRRKVLSVSTMEGSSWHRSHVTVQPDGDWQVVFEAVGAGGDHGYIALDDLHVSEGACPKPASCDFEQDTCGWSSPSDPCLHSLAWGWKSGVTLAKYPGPEQDHTLGTRNGHYMHFDTSVLGARGTSALLESPPLPAATDSCLRFWYHMDIPEHLCEHCRGREEGPRVPGTPWLHGSGGLSPPHLCTAATASVPAGQWRWPIPSGCCRPSRGWHGWGGSGQPVMAGLLCPVLAASGELRVALRGAGGQRTVWSVPGHRGRGWRGAAVPVQSPGEFQISFEITTRRWPMEGTVALDDIMYSARVGCHSSPESPVEEKPSGSFVAEVALSVLLALVIVALGAAGGWCWLKQQRLASRTPTENNSSQGFDNITFRDDKVIISPREGDES, from the exons ATGGCTTCAGGCGGGCGGGCGatgctggccctgctggtgctgctgg CCAGAACTGTCCTCCCCAGTGGATCCGTGGTCGTcaacagctgcagcagtgcggctgagcagctctgcaactTCGTCTGTGACTGCAGCGACTGCTCAGATGAGAACCAGTGTG GGTACCTATggggctcagcagtgctgggcaccCCCTTCACCTGTGACTTTGAGGACAGTGACTGTGGCTGGCAGGACGTGGGCACCTCGACGTATGGATGGGTGCGAGGCCGGGCCAGCCTTGCCAAGTGGGGCATGGGGCCTCATTCAGACCACACCGTGGGCACTGACCTGG GTTGGTTCTTGGTCACCATGTCCCCCCCAGCAAAGACCACGGCCACAGCCTGGCTCAGGTCACCGGAGATGCGGGAAGCAGCTGCCACATGTGAGATCAGAGCCTGGTATCACCTCTCAGGGAGATGTGAGAGCACCCAAG GGctgaaccagacagagcggccgGTGCTGCGCCTGGCcgtggcacacagggatggggtggtggagctgtggcagagccctgagcacagcagggagggctggcaCCCGCTTGTTGCCTACCCCGGACGGATTGTGGAGCAGTTCCAG CTCATCTTCTCCCTGACACAACCACCCACCTGCGGGGCAGAGGTGGCGCTCGATGACATCATGTTCAGGAACTGTGGCTTACCCG AGGTCGGGCAGCAGGCCTGCCGGGCCCAGGAGAGGCGCTGCCACCGCggctcctgcctggcacagcgtCGTTTCTGTGACGGCACCGACGACTGCGGGGACAACTCGGATGAGGGCGCGGCGCAGTGCA AGAACTTCACCTGCTGCTCCTTTGACTATGATCTCTGTGGCTGGGAGACGGCGGCCGGGCCCCCAGTGTGGGGCAGGAACACGAGCCTGAACCTGGGCACCTCCTACAGCATTCCCACTCGGGACCACAGCAACAACAGCAGGGCAG gTTTTTTCCTCCATGTGAGCAGTGACCCCACTGCACAAGCtggtggcacagctcagctcagcagccccaccttCCAAGCCACCAACTCCTGTTCT CTCATACTGTACTGCCACCTCCATGGCTCAGCCACCAGCACCCTCAGCATCTCCTATGTGACCAACTCTACCAAGCACCTGATGAGGGAAAAGACAGGAgacctgggcagctgctgggtgCGGGAGAGAGTGGACTTCAATGTGGCGGATCCCTTCAag GTGCTGATCGAGGGGTTGGCTGGCAGCGGGGGGACCGTGGCTGTCGATGACCTCATCCTGTCTCAGGGCTGTGTGAAGGAGCAGG AGAAGCCTCTGGTCACACTGCCGAGCCAGGCCCGTGCCAGCCCCTGCGCAGCAGACGAGGTGGCCTGTGACAGTGGGGGCTGCATTGCTGCAGAGCTGGCCTGCGACTTTGCCCACACCTGTGCTGACGGCTCCGACGAGGAGCGCTGTG GGACAACAACCTTCGAgtcaggggctgggggctggcacGACGTCAGTGTGGGGCGGCTGCgctgggctctgcagaaggTCACTGAATCTGACATCTTCCTCACAG GGACTTTCCTGGCCCTCCAGACAGGAGAAGGACAGATGGTGGGTCCTGCAAAGGCACGATCGCCTCTGCTGGGCCCCTCTGGCCCTGCCTGCGCCATGGAGATGAGCTACCACATCCACAGTGACCCCCAAG GCTTCCTTGCCATCAATGTCGCAGATCACACCACTGGCAGCACCCAGCTGGTCTGGCAGACACAAGGCCGTGGCAGCACAACTGGGGGTCACGTCCGTGTCCCTCTGGGAGAGAGAAGCCGGCCCTTTCAG GTCgagctgctggcactggtgGATCTCCAGGGCTCAGCCAGCGTCGGTGTTGACAACGTGACATTCGAGCAGTGCTACCACGACGTGGTGACACCCACAGCTGCGG AGCTGTCCTGCAACTTTGAGAGGGGCATGTGTGGCTGGTACCAGGATCTGTCCAGTGACTTCAAATGGGtccacagcacagggcagggacagggctctgacCACACCACCGGCTCGG GCTACTTCTTGTCCGTGGATGCCTCTGTGCCATGGAGCCACGGGCAGCGGGCGCTGCTCCTCAGCTCCCACCAGGAGCCGGCCGCTGCCCTTCGCTGTCTGTCCTTCTGGTACCGCCTGGCGGGCCCGCAAATCG GTACCCTGAGCCTCAAGCTGTGGccagagggaggagaggaggaggtgcTGTGGACCCGCCGCGGAACCCAGGGCAGCATCTGGCACCGGGCACGGGCGACACTGCCCTCCACGGGCCAGCGGCGGTACCGG gtggCTTTCGAGGTGCTGCACGACGGTTTCCTGGGCGACGTGGGGCTGGACGACATCACGCAGACAgcgggacactgtggggccgagctctcctgctccttcGAGGTGGAGGGCTGTGGGCTGGCAGCCAGTGGAGAGGGCACCTGGCAGCGACAGAGCAACGGCACCGGCACCACCGCCGGCCCTGTGGCCGACCACACCACGGGCACCGCCGCAG GCCATTACATGGTGGTGAACACgggctccctgcctgcagggcaCACGGCTGCCCTCACCTCCCAGCCCTACCAGCCCTCAGTGTCTGCCCAGTGCCTGGCCTTCTGGTACCAGCTGAGCCCTGGGACTCCAG gctccctcAGGGTGTTcgtggagcagagcagggtgaggaggaaggTTCTGAGCGTGAGCACCATGGAAGGGAGCAGCTGGCACCGCAGCCATGTCACCGTCCAGCCCGATGGCGACTGGCAG GTGGTGTTTGAggcagtgggagctgggggtgACCACGGATACATCGCACTGGATGACCTGCATGTGTCGGAGGGAGCCTGCCCCaagccag CATCCTGTGACTTCGAGCAGGACACTtgtggctggagcagcccctcgGACCCCTGCTTGCACAGCTTAGCCTGGGGCTGGAAGAGTGGTGTCACCCTGGCCAAGTACCCTGGCCCTGAGCAGGATCACACCCTGGGTACAAGGAATG gtcATTACATGCACTTTGACACCAGCGTGCTGGGTGCcaggggcaccagtgccctgCTGGAGAGCCcacccctgcctgcagccaccgaCTCCTGCCTGCGCTTCTGGTACCACATGGACATCCCGGAGCACCTCTGTGAGcactgcaggggcagggaggaggggccCAGGGTCCCTGGGACTCCCTGGCTCCATGGGAGTGGGGGCCTCAGTCCTCCCCACCTGTGCACCGCGGCCACTGCTTCAGTTCCAGCTGGGCAGTGGCGATGGCCCATTCCCTCTGGGTGCTGCCGTCCCAGTAGAGGATGGCAtggctgggggggctcggggcaGCCGGTGATGGCCGGGCTCCTGTGCCCCGTCCTTGCAGCCAGCGGGGAGCTGCGGGTGGCGCTGCGCGGCGCGGGGGGCCAGCGCACGGTGTGGAGCGTGCCGGGGCACCGCGGCCGGGGCTGGCGGGGCGCCGCGGTGCCGGTGCAGAGCCCCGGTGAGTTCCAG ATCAGCTTTGAGATCACCACACGGAGGTGGCCGATggaggggacagtggcactGGATGACATCATGTACAGCGCCAGGGTGGGCTGCCATTCCAGCCCGGAGAGTCCAGTGGAAG AGAAGCCCTCTGGCAGTTTCGTGGcggaggtggcactcagtgtgCTCCTGGCCCTCGTCATAGTGGcgctgggggctgctgggggctggTGCTGGCTGAAACAGCAAAGGCTGGCGAGCAGGACACCGACAGAGAacaacagttcccagggcttcGACAACATCACCTTCCGAGAT GACAAGGTCATTATATCTCCACGGGAGGGGGATGAGTCTTGA
- the MAMDC4 gene encoding apical endosomal glycoprotein isoform X3, translating to MASGGRAMLALLVLLARTVLPSGSVVVNSCSSAAEQLCNFVCDCSDCSDENQCGYLWGSAVLGTPFTCDFEDSDCGWQDVGTSTYGWVRGRASLAKWGMGPHSDHTVGTDLGWFLVTMSPPAKTTATAWLRSPEMREAAATCEIRAWYHLSGRCESTQGLNQTERPVLRLAVAHRDGVVELWQSPEHSREGWHPLVAYPGRIVEQFQLIFSLTQPPTCGAEVALDDIMFRNCGLPEVGQQACRAQERRCHRGSCLAQRRFCDGTDDCGDNSDEGAAQCKNFTCCSFDYDLCGWETAAGPPVWGRNTSLNLGTSYSIPTRDHSNNSRAGFFLHVSSDPTAQAGGTAQLSSPTFQATNSCSLILYCHLHGSATSTLSISYVTNSTKHLMREKTGDLGSCWVRERVDFNVADPFKVLIEGLAGSGGTVAVDDLILSQGCVKEQEKPLVTLPSQARASPCAADEVACDSGGCIAAELACDFAHTCADGSDEERCGTTTFESGAGGWHDVSVGRLRWALQKVTESDIFLTGTFLALQTGEGQMVGPAKARSPLLGPSGPACAMEMSYHIHSDPQGFLAINVADHTTGSTQLVWQTQGRGSTTGGHVRVPLGERSRPFQVELLALVDLQGSASVGVDNVTFEQCYHDVVTPTAAELSCNFERGMCGWYQDLSSDFKWVHSTGQGQGSDHTTGSGYFLSVDASVPWSHGQRALLLSSHQEPAAALRCLSFWYRLAGPQIGTLSLKLWPEGGEEEVLWTRRGTQGSIWHRARATLPSTGQRRYRVAFEVLHDGFLGDVGLDDITQTAGHCGAELSCSFEVEGCGLAASGEGTWQRQSNGTGTTAGPVADHTTGTAAGHYMVVNTGSLPAGHTAALTSQPYQPSVSAQCLAFWYQLSPGTPGSLRVFVEQSRVRRKVLSVSTMEGSSWHRSHVTVQPDGDWQVVFEAVGAGGDHGYIALDDLHVSEGACPKPASCDFEQDTCGWSSPSDPCLHSLAWGWKSGVTLAKYPGPEQDHTLGTRNGHYMHFDTSVLGARGTSALLESPPLPAATDSCLRFWYHMDIPEHLCEHCRGREEGPRVPGTPWLHGSGGLSPPHLCTAATASVPAGQWRWPIPSGCCRPSRGWHGWGGSGQPVMAGLLCPVLAASGELRVALRGAGGQRTVWSVPGHRGRGWRGAAVPVQSPGEFQISFEITTRRWPMEGTVALDDIMYSARVGCHSSPESPVEGQGHYISTGGG from the exons ATGGCTTCAGGCGGGCGGGCGatgctggccctgctggtgctgctgg CCAGAACTGTCCTCCCCAGTGGATCCGTGGTCGTcaacagctgcagcagtgcggctgagcagctctgcaactTCGTCTGTGACTGCAGCGACTGCTCAGATGAGAACCAGTGTG GGTACCTATggggctcagcagtgctgggcaccCCCTTCACCTGTGACTTTGAGGACAGTGACTGTGGCTGGCAGGACGTGGGCACCTCGACGTATGGATGGGTGCGAGGCCGGGCCAGCCTTGCCAAGTGGGGCATGGGGCCTCATTCAGACCACACCGTGGGCACTGACCTGG GTTGGTTCTTGGTCACCATGTCCCCCCCAGCAAAGACCACGGCCACAGCCTGGCTCAGGTCACCGGAGATGCGGGAAGCAGCTGCCACATGTGAGATCAGAGCCTGGTATCACCTCTCAGGGAGATGTGAGAGCACCCAAG GGctgaaccagacagagcggccgGTGCTGCGCCTGGCcgtggcacacagggatggggtggtggagctgtggcagagccctgagcacagcagggagggctggcaCCCGCTTGTTGCCTACCCCGGACGGATTGTGGAGCAGTTCCAG CTCATCTTCTCCCTGACACAACCACCCACCTGCGGGGCAGAGGTGGCGCTCGATGACATCATGTTCAGGAACTGTGGCTTACCCG AGGTCGGGCAGCAGGCCTGCCGGGCCCAGGAGAGGCGCTGCCACCGCggctcctgcctggcacagcgtCGTTTCTGTGACGGCACCGACGACTGCGGGGACAACTCGGATGAGGGCGCGGCGCAGTGCA AGAACTTCACCTGCTGCTCCTTTGACTATGATCTCTGTGGCTGGGAGACGGCGGCCGGGCCCCCAGTGTGGGGCAGGAACACGAGCCTGAACCTGGGCACCTCCTACAGCATTCCCACTCGGGACCACAGCAACAACAGCAGGGCAG gTTTTTTCCTCCATGTGAGCAGTGACCCCACTGCACAAGCtggtggcacagctcagctcagcagccccaccttCCAAGCCACCAACTCCTGTTCT CTCATACTGTACTGCCACCTCCATGGCTCAGCCACCAGCACCCTCAGCATCTCCTATGTGACCAACTCTACCAAGCACCTGATGAGGGAAAAGACAGGAgacctgggcagctgctgggtgCGGGAGAGAGTGGACTTCAATGTGGCGGATCCCTTCAag GTGCTGATCGAGGGGTTGGCTGGCAGCGGGGGGACCGTGGCTGTCGATGACCTCATCCTGTCTCAGGGCTGTGTGAAGGAGCAGG AGAAGCCTCTGGTCACACTGCCGAGCCAGGCCCGTGCCAGCCCCTGCGCAGCAGACGAGGTGGCCTGTGACAGTGGGGGCTGCATTGCTGCAGAGCTGGCCTGCGACTTTGCCCACACCTGTGCTGACGGCTCCGACGAGGAGCGCTGTG GGACAACAACCTTCGAgtcaggggctgggggctggcacGACGTCAGTGTGGGGCGGCTGCgctgggctctgcagaaggTCACTGAATCTGACATCTTCCTCACAG GGACTTTCCTGGCCCTCCAGACAGGAGAAGGACAGATGGTGGGTCCTGCAAAGGCACGATCGCCTCTGCTGGGCCCCTCTGGCCCTGCCTGCGCCATGGAGATGAGCTACCACATCCACAGTGACCCCCAAG GCTTCCTTGCCATCAATGTCGCAGATCACACCACTGGCAGCACCCAGCTGGTCTGGCAGACACAAGGCCGTGGCAGCACAACTGGGGGTCACGTCCGTGTCCCTCTGGGAGAGAGAAGCCGGCCCTTTCAG GTCgagctgctggcactggtgGATCTCCAGGGCTCAGCCAGCGTCGGTGTTGACAACGTGACATTCGAGCAGTGCTACCACGACGTGGTGACACCCACAGCTGCGG AGCTGTCCTGCAACTTTGAGAGGGGCATGTGTGGCTGGTACCAGGATCTGTCCAGTGACTTCAAATGGGtccacagcacagggcagggacagggctctgacCACACCACCGGCTCGG GCTACTTCTTGTCCGTGGATGCCTCTGTGCCATGGAGCCACGGGCAGCGGGCGCTGCTCCTCAGCTCCCACCAGGAGCCGGCCGCTGCCCTTCGCTGTCTGTCCTTCTGGTACCGCCTGGCGGGCCCGCAAATCG GTACCCTGAGCCTCAAGCTGTGGccagagggaggagaggaggaggtgcTGTGGACCCGCCGCGGAACCCAGGGCAGCATCTGGCACCGGGCACGGGCGACACTGCCCTCCACGGGCCAGCGGCGGTACCGG gtggCTTTCGAGGTGCTGCACGACGGTTTCCTGGGCGACGTGGGGCTGGACGACATCACGCAGACAgcgggacactgtggggccgagctctcctgctccttcGAGGTGGAGGGCTGTGGGCTGGCAGCCAGTGGAGAGGGCACCTGGCAGCGACAGAGCAACGGCACCGGCACCACCGCCGGCCCTGTGGCCGACCACACCACGGGCACCGCCGCAG GCCATTACATGGTGGTGAACACgggctccctgcctgcagggcaCACGGCTGCCCTCACCTCCCAGCCCTACCAGCCCTCAGTGTCTGCCCAGTGCCTGGCCTTCTGGTACCAGCTGAGCCCTGGGACTCCAG gctccctcAGGGTGTTcgtggagcagagcagggtgaggaggaaggTTCTGAGCGTGAGCACCATGGAAGGGAGCAGCTGGCACCGCAGCCATGTCACCGTCCAGCCCGATGGCGACTGGCAG GTGGTGTTTGAggcagtgggagctgggggtgACCACGGATACATCGCACTGGATGACCTGCATGTGTCGGAGGGAGCCTGCCCCaagccag CATCCTGTGACTTCGAGCAGGACACTtgtggctggagcagcccctcgGACCCCTGCTTGCACAGCTTAGCCTGGGGCTGGAAGAGTGGTGTCACCCTGGCCAAGTACCCTGGCCCTGAGCAGGATCACACCCTGGGTACAAGGAATG gtcATTACATGCACTTTGACACCAGCGTGCTGGGTGCcaggggcaccagtgccctgCTGGAGAGCCcacccctgcctgcagccaccgaCTCCTGCCTGCGCTTCTGGTACCACATGGACATCCCGGAGCACCTCTGTGAGcactgcaggggcagggaggaggggccCAGGGTCCCTGGGACTCCCTGGCTCCATGGGAGTGGGGGCCTCAGTCCTCCCCACCTGTGCACCGCGGCCACTGCTTCAGTTCCAGCTGGGCAGTGGCGATGGCCCATTCCCTCTGGGTGCTGCCGTCCCAGTAGAGGATGGCAtggctgggggggctcggggcaGCCGGTGATGGCCGGGCTCCTGTGCCCCGTCCTTGCAGCCAGCGGGGAGCTGCGGGTGGCGCTGCGCGGCGCGGGGGGCCAGCGCACGGTGTGGAGCGTGCCGGGGCACCGCGGCCGGGGCTGGCGGGGCGCCGCGGTGCCGGTGCAGAGCCCCGGTGAGTTCCAG ATCAGCTTTGAGATCACCACACGGAGGTGGCCGATggaggggacagtggcactGGATGACATCATGTACAGCGCCAGGGTGGGCTGCCATTCCAGCCCGGAGAGTCCAGTGGAAG GACAAGGTCATTATATCTCCACGGGAGGGGGATGA
- the MAMDC4 gene encoding apical endosomal glycoprotein isoform X5 — protein MASGGRAMLALLVLLARTVLPSGSVVVNSCSSAAEQLCNFVCDCSDCSDENQCGYLWGSAVLGTPFTCDFEDSDCGWQDVGTSTYGWVRGRASLAKWGMGPHSDHTVGTDLGWFLVTMSPPAKTTATAWLRSPEMREAAATCEIRAWYHLSGRCESTQGLNQTERPVLRLAVAHRDGVVELWQSPEHSREGWHPLVAYPGRIVEQFQLIFSLTQPPTCGAEVALDDIMFRNCGLPEVGQQACRAQERRCHRGSCLAQRRFCDGTDDCGDNSDEGAAQCKNFTCCSFDYDLCGWETAAGPPVWGRNTSLNLGTSYSIPTRDHSNNSRAGFFLHVSSDPTAQAGGTAQLSSPTFQATNSCSLILYCHLHGSATSTLSISYVTNSTKHLMREKTGDLGSCWVRERVDFNVADPFKVLIEGLAGSGGTVAVDDLILSQGCVKEQEKPLVTLPSQARASPCAADEVACDSGGCIAAELACDFAHTCADGSDEERCGTTTFESGAGGWHDVSVGRLRWALQKVTESDIFLTGTFLALQTGEGQMVGPAKARSPLLGPSGPACAMEMSYHIHSDPQGFLAINVADHTTGSTQLVWQTQGRGSTTGGHVRVPLGERSRPFQVELLALVDLQGSASVGVDNVTFEQCYHDVVTPTAAELSCNFERGMCGWYQDLSSDFKWVHSTGQGQGSDHTTGSGYFLSVDASVPWSHGQRALLLSSHQEPAAALRCLSFWYRLAGPQIGTLSLKLWPEGGEEEVLWTRRGTQGSIWHRARATLPSTGQRRYRVAFEVLHDGFLGDVGLDDITQTAGHCGAELSCSFEVEGCGLAASGEGTWQRQSNGTGTTAGPVADHTTGTAAGHYMVVNTGSLPAGHTAALTSQPYQPSVSAQCLAFWYQLSPGTPGSLRVFVEQSRVRRKVLSVSTMEGSSWHRSHVTVQPDGDWQVVFEAVGAGGDHGYIALDDLHVSEGACPKPGTTGCLTALLSSQHPVTSSRTLVAGAAPRTPACTA, from the exons ATGGCTTCAGGCGGGCGGGCGatgctggccctgctggtgctgctgg CCAGAACTGTCCTCCCCAGTGGATCCGTGGTCGTcaacagctgcagcagtgcggctgagcagctctgcaactTCGTCTGTGACTGCAGCGACTGCTCAGATGAGAACCAGTGTG GGTACCTATggggctcagcagtgctgggcaccCCCTTCACCTGTGACTTTGAGGACAGTGACTGTGGCTGGCAGGACGTGGGCACCTCGACGTATGGATGGGTGCGAGGCCGGGCCAGCCTTGCCAAGTGGGGCATGGGGCCTCATTCAGACCACACCGTGGGCACTGACCTGG GTTGGTTCTTGGTCACCATGTCCCCCCCAGCAAAGACCACGGCCACAGCCTGGCTCAGGTCACCGGAGATGCGGGAAGCAGCTGCCACATGTGAGATCAGAGCCTGGTATCACCTCTCAGGGAGATGTGAGAGCACCCAAG GGctgaaccagacagagcggccgGTGCTGCGCCTGGCcgtggcacacagggatggggtggtggagctgtggcagagccctgagcacagcagggagggctggcaCCCGCTTGTTGCCTACCCCGGACGGATTGTGGAGCAGTTCCAG CTCATCTTCTCCCTGACACAACCACCCACCTGCGGGGCAGAGGTGGCGCTCGATGACATCATGTTCAGGAACTGTGGCTTACCCG AGGTCGGGCAGCAGGCCTGCCGGGCCCAGGAGAGGCGCTGCCACCGCggctcctgcctggcacagcgtCGTTTCTGTGACGGCACCGACGACTGCGGGGACAACTCGGATGAGGGCGCGGCGCAGTGCA AGAACTTCACCTGCTGCTCCTTTGACTATGATCTCTGTGGCTGGGAGACGGCGGCCGGGCCCCCAGTGTGGGGCAGGAACACGAGCCTGAACCTGGGCACCTCCTACAGCATTCCCACTCGGGACCACAGCAACAACAGCAGGGCAG gTTTTTTCCTCCATGTGAGCAGTGACCCCACTGCACAAGCtggtggcacagctcagctcagcagccccaccttCCAAGCCACCAACTCCTGTTCT CTCATACTGTACTGCCACCTCCATGGCTCAGCCACCAGCACCCTCAGCATCTCCTATGTGACCAACTCTACCAAGCACCTGATGAGGGAAAAGACAGGAgacctgggcagctgctgggtgCGGGAGAGAGTGGACTTCAATGTGGCGGATCCCTTCAag GTGCTGATCGAGGGGTTGGCTGGCAGCGGGGGGACCGTGGCTGTCGATGACCTCATCCTGTCTCAGGGCTGTGTGAAGGAGCAGG AGAAGCCTCTGGTCACACTGCCGAGCCAGGCCCGTGCCAGCCCCTGCGCAGCAGACGAGGTGGCCTGTGACAGTGGGGGCTGCATTGCTGCAGAGCTGGCCTGCGACTTTGCCCACACCTGTGCTGACGGCTCCGACGAGGAGCGCTGTG GGACAACAACCTTCGAgtcaggggctgggggctggcacGACGTCAGTGTGGGGCGGCTGCgctgggctctgcagaaggTCACTGAATCTGACATCTTCCTCACAG GGACTTTCCTGGCCCTCCAGACAGGAGAAGGACAGATGGTGGGTCCTGCAAAGGCACGATCGCCTCTGCTGGGCCCCTCTGGCCCTGCCTGCGCCATGGAGATGAGCTACCACATCCACAGTGACCCCCAAG GCTTCCTTGCCATCAATGTCGCAGATCACACCACTGGCAGCACCCAGCTGGTCTGGCAGACACAAGGCCGTGGCAGCACAACTGGGGGTCACGTCCGTGTCCCTCTGGGAGAGAGAAGCCGGCCCTTTCAG GTCgagctgctggcactggtgGATCTCCAGGGCTCAGCCAGCGTCGGTGTTGACAACGTGACATTCGAGCAGTGCTACCACGACGTGGTGACACCCACAGCTGCGG AGCTGTCCTGCAACTTTGAGAGGGGCATGTGTGGCTGGTACCAGGATCTGTCCAGTGACTTCAAATGGGtccacagcacagggcagggacagggctctgacCACACCACCGGCTCGG GCTACTTCTTGTCCGTGGATGCCTCTGTGCCATGGAGCCACGGGCAGCGGGCGCTGCTCCTCAGCTCCCACCAGGAGCCGGCCGCTGCCCTTCGCTGTCTGTCCTTCTGGTACCGCCTGGCGGGCCCGCAAATCG GTACCCTGAGCCTCAAGCTGTGGccagagggaggagaggaggaggtgcTGTGGACCCGCCGCGGAACCCAGGGCAGCATCTGGCACCGGGCACGGGCGACACTGCCCTCCACGGGCCAGCGGCGGTACCGG gtggCTTTCGAGGTGCTGCACGACGGTTTCCTGGGCGACGTGGGGCTGGACGACATCACGCAGACAgcgggacactgtggggccgagctctcctgctccttcGAGGTGGAGGGCTGTGGGCTGGCAGCCAGTGGAGAGGGCACCTGGCAGCGACAGAGCAACGGCACCGGCACCACCGCCGGCCCTGTGGCCGACCACACCACGGGCACCGCCGCAG GCCATTACATGGTGGTGAACACgggctccctgcctgcagggcaCACGGCTGCCCTCACCTCCCAGCCCTACCAGCCCTCAGTGTCTGCCCAGTGCCTGGCCTTCTGGTACCAGCTGAGCCCTGGGACTCCAG gctccctcAGGGTGTTcgtggagcagagcagggtgaggaggaaggTTCTGAGCGTGAGCACCATGGAAGGGAGCAGCTGGCACCGCAGCCATGTCACCGTCCAGCCCGATGGCGACTGGCAG GTGGTGTTTGAggcagtgggagctgggggtgACCACGGATACATCGCACTGGATGACCTGCATGTGTCGGAGGGAGCCTGCCCCaagccag GTACTACTGGGTGTCTCACAGCCCTGCTTTCCTCCCAGCATCCTGTGACTTCGAGCAGGACACTtgtggctggagcagcccctcgGACCCCTGCTTGCACAGCTTAG